The sequence AGACTTATTAAAGAGATATAATCTTATTTAGTAATATATATAAGTTCTAAATAAGATTCTACATTGATAATCAATGCAGTATATTTATTAGAACATATGTTATTTAGATTTAATTGATCGTCAAACTCTTATTAGGGTTTGGCGATTTTTTTGTGAAATATTTTATAGTAGAAAGATATTTTCTATATTAAGGAGAAGCGTTATTTTTATTGTAGTAAAGTTAGCTATTAGATTATAATGGAATATAGGGCAAATATAGGATTAGAAATATTCGGAATTATATTTATATACAAAAGGGGAATTGAAGAAGTATTATGGCACAATTAAAGTATAATATTCAATTAGAAAAGTTATGTGAAGCTATGGAACTAGGAGAGTTATCTTCTGAGCCTAAAATTATTACAGGTGGATTATTGCATAAAATGTATGCTATAGAGACTACAAAAGGTAGGTTTGCAGTAAAAGCACTTAATCCACAAATTATGAGTAGAAAGAATGTGATGAAAAATAAAATTAATTCAGAAAAAATAGCTAATCTTTTAGCAGAGAGAATTCCAGCTCTATCTGCAATAAAAATAGATGGGTGTGTTGTGCAATGTGTTGATGCCCAATATTATATGATTTTTCCTTGGGTTGAAGGCGTATCCTTAGGAGCAGATGAAATTAATAAAGAGCACTGCAATATTATTGGAGACATCTTGGGCAAGATACATACCATGGATTTATCTAAATTGAACATCAACAAGGATGAAGTTGTAGATGAAGAGCTTATTAATTGGAACTATTATTTACAACAAGGGCAAAAAAAGAATTTAAGTTGGGTTAATTGTATTAATGATAATATAGAAAATTTATGCTTATGGAATAAACAAGCTCTAGAGTCTGATAAAGTTCTTAGCATGTATAGACTCCT comes from Clostridium sp. TW13 and encodes:
- a CDS encoding phosphotransferase, with protein sequence MAQLKYNIQLEKLCEAMELGELSSEPKIITGGLLHKMYAIETTKGRFAVKALNPQIMSRKNVMKNKINSEKIANLLAERIPALSAIKIDGCVVQCVDAQYYMIFPWVEGVSLGADEINKEHCNIIGDILGKIHTMDLSKLNINKDEVVDEELINWNYYLQQGQKKNLSWVNCINDNIENLCLWNKQALESDKVLSMYRLLSHRDLDSKNVLWNSGKPIIIDWESAGYVNPMQELIEVLMYWSEDSKGCLDKERFIALLNGYKKVKDIKDVEWKVVLNSGYLGKLEWLQYSLKRSLGIECTDKEEQQLGTNQVFGTVDSLINYSRLLPMIEEWLDLKNIN